From a region of the Zingiber officinale cultivar Zhangliang chromosome 4B, Zo_v1.1, whole genome shotgun sequence genome:
- the LOC121976679 gene encoding cyclin-A3-1-like, which produces MADKENCAPHLTSFTAASKRVAAFAYDADPHRPTKKIRVELVDLPFLSNAAPLLIPSPPTPPLHRPNLQHRSREAQGSVIAPTVNSYSSEPGSRSDEPYASDIYRYLRSKEVDAKNRPVANYMATVQKDIDVNMRAVLVDWLVEVAEEYKLLSETVYLSVSYIDRFLSFNAIKKPNLQLLGVTSMLIASKYEEVDQPTVEEFCYITDNTYTSEQVVKLESDILNFLKFELGNPTINTFLRIFSQAGREDEKYPPLKLEFLSCFLAELSLLDYGCLQFLPSLVAASVVFVSRYTIDVERHPWSKKLIECTGYNGVDLKDCVHALLDLQLKNKAPGLVAIRDKYNQHRFKCVSSLVPSADVPAIYFEEPKE; this is translated from the exons GCCCCTCACCTCACCTCCTTCACCGCCGCCTCCAAGAGAGTCGCCGCCTTCGCCTATGATGCCGATCCTCACCGCCCGACCAAAAAGATACGCGTCGAGCTGGTCGATCTTCCCTTCCTCTCcaacgccgcccctctcctcatACCCAGTCCTCCCACCCCGCCGCTTCACAGGCCCAATTTGCAGCATCGGAGTAGGGAGGCTCAGGGCTCTGTTATCGCTCCGACGGTTAATTCATACTCGTCAGAACCGGGTTCCAGAAGCGATGAGCCTTATGCTTCGGACATCTATCGCTACCTCAGATCTAAGGAG GTCGATGCCAAGAACAGGCCAGTGGCAAATTACATGGCGACAGTTCAGAAGGACATCGACGTCAATATGAGGGCGGTTCTGGTGGATTGGCTCGTTGAAGTAGCAGAGGAATACAAGCTGCTATCTGAAACCGTTTACCTCTCTGTCTCGTACATTGATCGATTCCTCTCTTTCAACGCCATCAAAAAGCCGAATCTGCAGCTCCTTGGCGTGACCTCCATGCTCATTGCCTC GAAGTATGAAGAGGTCGATCAGCCCACTGTCGAAGAGTTTTGTTACATCACGGATAATACTTACACGTCGGAACAAGTTGTGAAACTGGAGAGCGACATTCTAAATTTTCTCAAGTTTGAGTTGGGAAATCCTACCATCAACACTTTCTTGAG gatctTTTCTCAGGCTGGTCGGGAAGATGAAAAA TATCCACCTCTGAAGCTAGAGTTCTTGAGTTGTTTCCTTGCTGAATTGAGTTTGCTGGATTATGGATGCCTCCAATTTTTGCCATCTCTAGTTGCTGCTTCAGTTGTCTTTGTTTCTAGATACACCATTGATGTAGAAAGACATCCTTGG AGCAAGAAATTAATTGAGTGCACTGGCTATAATGGAGTTGACCTGAAAGATTGTGTCCATGCTCTACTTGATCTGCAACTGAAAAACAAAGCTCCTGGCTTGGTTGCTATCAGAGATAAATACAATCAACACAGA TTCAAGTGTGTGTCTTCATTGGTTCCTTCTGCTGATGTGCCCGCAATCTACTTTGAGGAGCCCAAGGAATAA